A stretch of the Actinomyces faecalis genome encodes the following:
- the purN gene encoding phosphoribosylglycinamide formyltransferase, with amino-acid sequence MLTDNVVPSHATTSSTTGPARLVVLVSGTGSNLLALLRACQDPAYGAAVVGVVADKECAGLDHARAAGVPAVVVPPRDFADRADWDRALAEAVGALEPELVVCAGFMRLLGEPFLVRFEGRILNTHPSLLPDFPGAHAVRDSLAAGATRTGASLFWVDAGVDTGALIAQVEVPVLEGDTEETLTDRVKAAETPQLVEQVGRLARAHEYRMEAGSATSAQGT; translated from the coding sequence ATGCTGACTGACAACGTTGTTCCCAGCCACGCGACCACTTCCTCCACCACCGGGCCGGCCCGGCTCGTCGTCCTCGTCTCTGGCACGGGCTCGAACCTGCTGGCCCTGCTGCGCGCCTGCCAGGACCCGGCATACGGCGCCGCCGTGGTGGGCGTGGTGGCGGACAAGGAGTGTGCCGGCCTGGACCACGCCCGCGCTGCCGGTGTGCCTGCTGTGGTGGTGCCGCCGCGGGACTTCGCCGATCGTGCGGACTGGGACCGCGCCCTGGCTGAGGCCGTGGGCGCGCTGGAGCCTGAGCTTGTGGTCTGTGCCGGATTCATGCGCCTGCTGGGCGAGCCTTTCCTGGTGCGCTTTGAGGGGCGCATCCTCAACACCCACCCCTCGCTGCTACCGGACTTCCCGGGCGCGCACGCCGTCCGGGACTCCCTGGCGGCCGGTGCCACCCGCACGGGCGCCTCGCTGTTCTGGGTGGACGCGGGCGTGGACACCGGCGCGCTCATCGCCCAGGTGGAGGTGCCGGTGCTGGAGGGGGACACTGAGGAGACCCTCACTGACCGGGTCAAGGCTGCCGAGACCCCGCAGCTGGTGGAGCAGGTCGGCCGCCTGGCACGGGCGCATGAGTATCGAATGGAGGCAGGTAGTGCGACCTCTGCCCAGGGGACATAG
- a CDS encoding WD40/YVTN/BNR-like repeat-containing protein: MRPLLLVCLVLLTLLFIAAAVLTAFWLRYEEPSIPGQVIPALSATESDSGQAGPGVGRSGEGAGTGTQAAQGEAALDEASVVPAVGRWFGQWVEQHHSLTVSPSFQLSGGSATQIQWLGPADERIQETSGIRAWVQVDVALHPRLPAIEHFTSSALTGESTAFYRDGSQVRGQLVLELAPADGGYRVLTVSTPVQYQIHTDPSLREEPSPAEVLPDASVPATYRIREGELAVTYDSGSTWTTVPDADDGVIATANGSPRTSLDRGGYVVSPEFTGFLSYGPDRGQAQEVSLLYSLDSGASWQRSVIGQGDAQTSFVSYADGVVGVAFAVDRALGSSYYGAWRSQVDAGTPGAALTWEKVSVPDAVTNDMTLATWVSPNLGIFGNGRGSLAITQDGGASFMEADIPHATELVAGLGFDPFDTPIAAAMVDGVIEIMIGQGQDADHSEDGRIQEAVFSYDPATGSFSFLRQQAAPQPVEVG, encoded by the coding sequence GTGCGCCCCCTCTTGCTCGTCTGCCTTGTTCTCCTCACGCTCCTCTTCATCGCAGCCGCCGTCTTGACCGCCTTCTGGCTGCGCTACGAGGAGCCCAGCATTCCCGGCCAGGTCATCCCAGCCCTCAGCGCCACGGAAAGCGACAGCGGACAGGCAGGCCCCGGCGTCGGCAGGTCTGGCGAGGGCGCAGGGACCGGGACGCAGGCAGCGCAAGGCGAGGCGGCGCTGGACGAGGCCAGCGTGGTCCCAGCCGTCGGGCGATGGTTCGGTCAGTGGGTGGAGCAGCACCACTCACTCACGGTCTCCCCGTCCTTCCAGCTCTCTGGCGGCTCGGCTACCCAGATCCAGTGGCTCGGACCAGCCGATGAGCGGATCCAGGAGACCAGCGGCATCCGCGCCTGGGTCCAGGTGGACGTGGCGCTCCACCCACGCCTGCCCGCAATCGAGCACTTCACCAGCTCGGCCTTGACGGGCGAGAGCACGGCCTTCTACCGTGACGGCTCCCAGGTGCGTGGACAGCTCGTGCTCGAGCTCGCTCCTGCCGATGGCGGCTACCGCGTCCTGACCGTCAGCACACCCGTCCAGTACCAGATCCACACCGACCCAAGTCTGCGGGAGGAACCATCCCCGGCCGAGGTCCTACCGGATGCCTCCGTGCCCGCGACCTACCGCATCCGGGAGGGTGAGCTTGCTGTCACCTACGACTCCGGATCCACCTGGACTACCGTTCCCGATGCTGACGACGGCGTCATCGCCACTGCCAATGGATCTCCTCGCACCAGCCTGGACCGAGGAGGCTACGTGGTCAGCCCCGAGTTCACCGGTTTCCTGTCCTACGGCCCGGACCGCGGCCAGGCTCAGGAGGTGAGCCTGCTCTACTCCCTGGACTCGGGTGCCAGCTGGCAACGGAGTGTGATCGGCCAGGGCGATGCTCAGACGTCCTTCGTCTCCTACGCCGACGGTGTCGTGGGTGTGGCCTTTGCGGTGGACCGGGCGCTAGGGTCTTCCTACTACGGCGCGTGGCGGTCACAGGTGGATGCTGGTACGCCTGGGGCCGCGTTGACCTGGGAGAAGGTGTCTGTGCCAGATGCCGTCACCAATGACATGACGCTGGCGACCTGGGTGAGCCCGAACCTGGGGATCTTCGGGAACGGTCGCGGCTCCCTGGCGATCACGCAGGACGGTGGCGCCAGCTTCATGGAAGCGGACATCCCTCACGCGACCGAGCTGGTGGCCGGACTCGGCTTTGACCCCTTTGACACCCCCATCGCGGCCGCGATGGTGGACGGCGTCATCGAGATCATGATCGGACAGGGCCAGGACGCGGACCACTCCGAGGACGGCAGGATCCAGGAGGCAGTCTTCTCCTACGACCCCGCCACGGGCAGTTTCAGCTTTCTTCGCCAGCAGGCTGCGCCCCAGCCGGTCGAGGTGGGCTAG
- a CDS encoding DUF1440 domain-containing protein, with the protein MLAHRSSRFHLGLLPALGTVPPATEQPWQEHVSEAAGHVVWAWSIEAVRRALTPTTR; encoded by the coding sequence ATGCTCGCTCACCGCTCCTCGCGCTTCCACCTGGGTCTCCTGCCGGCGCTCGGCACCGTTCCTCCGGCCACCGAGCAGCCCTGGCAGGAGCACGTGTCCGAGGCCGCCGGGCACGTCGTGTGGGCCTGGTCGATCGAGGCCGTCCGCAGGGCGCTCACTCCCACCACGCGCTGA
- the purH gene encoding bifunctional phosphoribosylaminoimidazolecarboxamide formyltransferase/IMP cyclohydrolase — protein MTTPSVPSTAQAVPTKPVPTEGLVNPEQVAVRRALISVYDKTGLTELASALVDAGVEIVSTGSTAATIAGAGLPVTPVEQVTGFPECLEGRVKTLHPRVHAGILADRRKGEHMAQLDELGVAPIDLVIVNLYPFTDTVASGAPFDACVEQIDIGGPSMIRAAAKNHPAVAVLTDPAEYAEAAQAVAAGGFTLAQRRRLAAAAYAHTAAYDAAVATWFAQQTEEPGDATAPAAPARYVGVGYERLDTLRYGENPHQAAAVYRTVGERGGVAGARQLHGKAMSYNNYTDTDAAVRAAYDHGDAVTVAVIKHANPCGIAVSASGDVAEAHRLAHACDPVSAYGGVIATNATVTAEMARQVKPVFTEVVAAPAFEDEAVEILSAKKNLRLLVVEPPTREGYEIKQVSGGAVIQERDTYQAGDADPASWELVAGDAADEETLADLRFAWETIRSVRSNAILLAKGGATVGVGMGQVNRVDSCRLAVERANTLGLRETGDAAADKQEKGAVGGADASEILDAQAPERARGAVAASDAFFPFADGLQVLIDAGVTAVVQPGGSIRDEEVIAAAKAAGVTMYLTGNRHFAH, from the coding sequence ATGACTACGCCGTCCGTTCCCTCTACAGCCCAGGCTGTACCCACCAAGCCTGTCCCGACCGAGGGCCTCGTCAATCCTGAGCAGGTCGCCGTGCGCCGGGCACTCATCTCCGTCTACGACAAGACGGGCCTGACCGAGCTCGCCAGCGCCCTCGTGGACGCCGGCGTCGAGATCGTCTCCACCGGCTCCACCGCCGCCACTATCGCCGGAGCCGGCCTGCCCGTCACGCCCGTGGAGCAGGTCACCGGCTTCCCCGAGTGCCTGGAGGGCCGCGTCAAGACCCTCCACCCCCGCGTCCACGCCGGCATCCTCGCCGACCGCCGCAAGGGTGAACACATGGCGCAGCTTGACGAGCTCGGGGTGGCCCCCATTGACCTCGTCATCGTCAACCTCTACCCCTTCACGGACACCGTCGCCAGCGGTGCGCCCTTCGACGCCTGCGTGGAACAGATTGACATCGGCGGCCCCTCCATGATCCGTGCCGCCGCCAAGAACCACCCGGCAGTCGCCGTCCTCACCGACCCCGCCGAGTACGCCGAGGCTGCCCAAGCCGTTGCCGCCGGCGGCTTCACGCTGGCCCAGCGCCGTCGTCTGGCCGCGGCCGCCTACGCCCACACCGCCGCCTACGACGCCGCCGTGGCCACCTGGTTCGCCCAGCAGACCGAGGAGCCTGGCGACGCCACCGCCCCGGCTGCGCCCGCCCGCTACGTGGGAGTCGGCTACGAGCGGCTCGACACCCTGCGCTACGGCGAGAACCCCCACCAGGCTGCTGCCGTCTACCGCACCGTCGGCGAGCGCGGGGGAGTGGCCGGCGCCCGCCAGCTCCACGGCAAGGCCATGAGCTACAACAACTACACGGACACCGACGCCGCCGTGCGCGCCGCCTACGACCACGGTGACGCCGTCACGGTCGCCGTCATCAAGCACGCCAACCCCTGCGGCATCGCCGTCTCTGCCTCCGGGGACGTGGCCGAGGCCCACCGCCTGGCCCACGCCTGCGACCCCGTCTCCGCCTACGGCGGCGTCATCGCCACCAACGCCACCGTCACCGCCGAGATGGCGCGCCAGGTCAAGCCCGTCTTCACCGAGGTCGTCGCCGCCCCCGCCTTTGAGGACGAGGCTGTCGAGATCCTGTCCGCCAAGAAGAACCTGCGCCTGCTCGTCGTCGAGCCGCCCACGCGCGAGGGCTACGAGATCAAGCAGGTCTCCGGCGGTGCCGTCATCCAGGAGCGGGACACCTACCAGGCCGGGGACGCCGACCCTGCCAGCTGGGAGCTCGTGGCCGGAGATGCTGCAGATGAGGAGACCCTGGCAGACCTGCGCTTCGCCTGGGAGACCATTCGCTCCGTGCGCTCCAACGCCATCCTGCTCGCCAAGGGCGGGGCCACTGTGGGAGTCGGCATGGGACAGGTCAACCGCGTGGACTCCTGCAGGCTCGCCGTCGAGCGCGCCAACACCCTGGGTCTGCGTGAGACCGGGGACGCTGCAGCGGACAAGCAGGAGAAGGGCGCCGTTGGCGGGGCTGATGCCTCCGAGATCCTGGATGCCCAGGCTCCCGAGCGTGCCCGCGGGGCCGTGGCCGCCTCTGACGCCTTCTTCCCCTTCGCGGACGGCCTCCAGGTCCTTATCGACGCCGGTGTCACGGCAGTGGTCCAGCCCGGAGGGTCCATCCGTGACGAGGAGGTCATCGCCGCGGCCAAGGCTGCGGGCGTGACCATGTACCTCACCGGCAACCGGCACTTCGCCCACTGA
- a CDS encoding MauE/DoxX family redox-associated membrane protein has protein sequence MTQALVAAPVILAAVLAGAGAAKLRDDDARVALEWDLMRVPERLNRRWLRRSHPWIEILLAGMLLVSTGVLGVLAACAALALCVAYTSFVLQAMKVPGAVCNCFGSGRATVLSRRTVLRNGLLVLLAVLAVISTASQGTLLTQALADPSVVAWAGAVLVAMVVAYLVADSGGVGDQTPDGPSAVVSPNDHSDAASEPEDYVRTLTPRATVREEDGTPVDLYRVSQRQAQLLLFVAPGCGHCEVVAARIDEWVEAMPPLGIHFVVAGTVAQLKDRRPEWVKHAWYDYDRAAAHMLQCDATPSAVLLGTDGMLAGGPVSGDVTVLDFVEEIRQQLEA, from the coding sequence ATGACCCAGGCACTGGTGGCTGCACCAGTCATACTTGCGGCTGTCCTTGCCGGGGCGGGGGCGGCCAAGCTTCGCGATGACGACGCACGTGTCGCATTGGAATGGGATCTCATGCGTGTCCCTGAGCGGCTCAACCGGCGTTGGCTGCGTCGTTCGCATCCGTGGATCGAGATCCTCCTAGCGGGGATGCTTCTCGTATCGACAGGCGTACTCGGGGTGCTCGCCGCCTGCGCTGCCTTGGCGCTGTGCGTGGCATACACGTCTTTCGTCCTGCAGGCTATGAAGGTGCCGGGCGCTGTGTGCAACTGCTTCGGTTCTGGGCGCGCGACGGTCCTGAGTCGGCGCACGGTGCTGCGCAACGGTCTGCTCGTCCTGCTTGCCGTGCTCGCGGTGATCTCGACAGCGAGCCAAGGTACCTTGCTGACCCAGGCACTGGCCGACCCTTCGGTGGTGGCTTGGGCAGGTGCCGTCCTCGTCGCGATGGTGGTCGCCTACCTGGTAGCTGACTCGGGGGGAGTGGGAGACCAGACCCCGGACGGACCATCGGCGGTGGTTTCTCCTAACGATCACAGTGATGCCGCCTCGGAGCCAGAGGACTACGTGCGAACGCTGACACCGCGTGCCACGGTCCGGGAGGAGGACGGGACGCCGGTGGACCTGTACCGCGTCTCGCAGAGGCAGGCGCAGCTCCTGCTTTTTGTTGCTCCTGGGTGCGGCCACTGTGAGGTCGTGGCGGCGCGCATTGATGAGTGGGTAGAAGCCATGCCACCCCTTGGTATCCACTTTGTGGTGGCTGGCACGGTCGCACAGCTCAAGGATCGTCGCCCTGAGTGGGTCAAGCACGCCTGGTATGACTATGACCGTGCTGCCGCTCATATGCTCCAGTGTGACGCGACCCCATCCGCTGTGCTGCTTGGCACTGATGGAATGCTGGCTGGCGGGCCGGTTTCCGGTGATGTGACTGTTCTTGACTTTGTTGAGGAGATACGTCAGCAGCTTGAGGCGTAA
- a CDS encoding DUF3017 domain-containing protein, producing the protein MTRVNDGLGHEPVGRKMDLRRKRPGWAERHHEPYSTLAVVATAVATLLVPLLAVLGYNRIAVIWLGLEVLTLAVVRVMRPDGTWIAARSRRFDVVFGILLGLAVLALSWYATLPAIV; encoded by the coding sequence ATGACTCGCGTGAATGACGGACTGGGGCATGAGCCGGTAGGCAGGAAGATGGACCTGCGCCGCAAACGTCCCGGCTGGGCCGAGCGCCACCACGAGCCCTACTCCACGCTCGCCGTCGTCGCCACGGCCGTAGCCACCCTCCTGGTCCCCCTTCTCGCCGTGCTCGGATACAACCGCATCGCCGTCATCTGGCTCGGGCTGGAGGTTCTCACCCTGGCTGTCGTGCGTGTCATGCGGCCTGACGGCACCTGGATCGCTGCGCGCTCGCGCCGCTTCGACGTCGTCTTCGGCATCCTGCTGGGACTAGCGGTCCTGGCGCTGAGCTGGTACGCCACTCTTCCCGCCATCGTCTGA
- a CDS encoding dicarboxylate/amino acid:cation symporter produces MSRFLAKGGILVWVIFAIILALVLGSIKVGGNPLVPEAIGRVFATFSSLFSQFLSFSIPLIIIGLVTPAIADLGRGAGKWLAITTGIAYGSTLFAGFLTYLVCATVFPSLLGGHALDSVEEPGSALETFFTVEMPAPVGVMTALLLSFVIGIGMSMVPRGVLRKGFIEFRAIITTLIEKIIIPLLPLHIFGIFLNLTYTGEAWSIMRTLLRVVVVVLVLEVVILGVQYGVAGAVGRKNPVKALVTMLPAYLTALGTSSSAATIPVTLAQARKNGVSDAVASFTVPLCATIHLAGSTSKIFAFAFAICLTQGIDVSVAQWAGFIFMLGITMVAAPGVPGGAIMAATGLLSSMLGFDDAQVALMIATYIALDSFGTATNVTGDGAIAIVIDKMAGGQIGDEGDPENTRELSFDGVAYLSRVAVEGVVSPEELAASEQASGHTDKEVG; encoded by the coding sequence GTGAGCCGCTTCCTGGCCAAGGGCGGGATCCTCGTGTGGGTCATCTTCGCCATCATCCTGGCCCTGGTGCTGGGATCCATCAAGGTCGGCGGCAACCCGCTGGTGCCCGAGGCCATCGGCCGCGTCTTCGCGACCTTCTCTTCCTTGTTCAGCCAGTTCCTCAGCTTCTCGATCCCGCTGATCATCATCGGGCTGGTCACGCCTGCCATCGCGGACCTGGGCCGCGGTGCGGGCAAGTGGCTCGCGATCACCACGGGCATCGCCTACGGGTCGACTCTCTTCGCGGGGTTCCTCACCTACCTCGTGTGCGCCACCGTCTTCCCCTCGCTGCTGGGCGGGCACGCCCTGGACAGCGTCGAGGAGCCTGGCAGCGCCCTGGAGACCTTCTTCACTGTAGAAATGCCTGCGCCGGTGGGGGTCATGACGGCGCTGCTGCTCAGCTTCGTGATCGGCATCGGGATGTCGATGGTGCCGCGTGGCGTGCTGCGCAAGGGCTTCATCGAGTTCCGCGCCATCATCACCACGCTCATCGAGAAGATCATCATCCCGCTGCTGCCGCTGCACATCTTCGGCATCTTCCTTAACCTCACCTACACCGGGGAGGCCTGGTCGATCATGCGCACGCTGCTGCGCGTGGTGGTCGTGGTGCTGGTACTGGAGGTTGTCATCCTCGGCGTCCAGTACGGCGTGGCCGGAGCGGTTGGGCGCAAGAACCCGGTCAAGGCGCTGGTCACGATGCTGCCGGCCTACCTCACGGCCCTGGGCACCTCCTCCTCGGCGGCGACCATCCCGGTCACGCTCGCCCAGGCCAGGAAGAACGGCGTCTCGGACGCGGTGGCCTCCTTCACCGTGCCGCTGTGCGCCACGATCCACCTGGCTGGCTCCACCTCAAAGATCTTCGCCTTCGCCTTCGCCATCTGCCTGACCCAGGGGATCGACGTCTCCGTGGCCCAGTGGGCCGGCTTCATCTTCATGCTCGGTATCACCATGGTGGCCGCCCCCGGCGTGCCCGGCGGTGCCATCATGGCGGCTACCGGTCTGCTGTCCTCGATGCTCGGTTTCGACGACGCCCAGGTGGCGCTCATGATCGCCACCTACATCGCGCTCGACTCCTTCGGTACCGCTACCAACGTCACCGGTGACGGCGCGATCGCCATCGTCATCGACAAGATGGCTGGCGGCCAGATCGGTGACGAGGGCGACCCGGAGAACACCCGTGAGCTCTCCTTCGACGGCGTGGCCTACCTGAGCCGCGTGGCGGTGGAGGGCGTGGTCAGCCCTGAGGAGCTGGCGGCCTCGGAGCAGGCCAGCGGCCACACCGACAAGGAGGTCGGCTAG
- a CDS encoding malate dehydrogenase, whose protein sequence is MANAPVNVTVTGAAGNIGYALLFRIASGALLGPDQRVNLRLLEIPQAVKAAEGTAMELFDSAFPTLGSVDVFDDPKKAFEGANIAFLVGSMPRKAGMERSDLLSANGGIFGPQGEAINAGAAEDIKVLVVGNPANTNALIAASHAPDVPASRFTAMTRLDHNRALAQLAAKTGAHVSDLDKVTIWGNHSSTQYPDLTHATVKGQPVTDLLADRAWVEEDFIPTVAKRGAAIIAARGASSAASAASSAIDHVRDWCLGVKDYSWTSASVMSDGSYGVPEGIISSFPAVSENGEWKIVQGLEIDDFSRAKIDASAAELLEEKHAVQEMGLI, encoded by the coding sequence ATGGCTAACGCCCCCGTCAACGTCACCGTCACCGGTGCCGCCGGCAACATCGGTTACGCGCTGCTGTTCCGCATCGCCTCCGGTGCCCTGCTCGGCCCGGACCAGCGTGTCAACCTGCGCCTGCTTGAGATCCCGCAGGCAGTCAAGGCCGCCGAGGGCACGGCCATGGAGCTGTTCGACTCCGCCTTCCCCACGCTCGGCTCGGTGGACGTCTTCGACGACCCGAAGAAGGCCTTCGAGGGTGCCAACATCGCCTTCCTCGTCGGCTCGATGCCGCGTAAGGCCGGCATGGAGCGCTCGGACCTGCTGTCGGCCAACGGCGGCATCTTCGGTCCCCAGGGTGAGGCGATCAACGCCGGCGCCGCCGAGGACATCAAGGTCCTGGTCGTGGGTAACCCGGCCAACACCAACGCCCTCATCGCGGCCTCCCACGCCCCGGACGTCCCGGCCTCCCGCTTCACCGCGATGACCCGCCTGGACCACAACCGCGCCCTGGCCCAGCTGGCCGCCAAGACCGGTGCGCACGTCTCTGACCTGGACAAGGTCACCATCTGGGGCAACCACTCCTCCACGCAGTACCCGGACCTGACCCACGCCACCGTCAAGGGCCAGCCGGTCACCGACCTGCTCGCGGACCGTGCCTGGGTCGAGGAGGACTTCATCCCCACCGTTGCCAAGCGTGGTGCGGCCATCATCGCCGCCCGAGGTGCCTCCTCGGCCGCCTCGGCCGCCTCCTCGGCGATCGACCACGTCCGCGACTGGTGCCTGGGTGTCAAGGACTACTCCTGGACCTCCGCCTCGGTCATGTCTGACGGCTCCTATGGTGTGCCTGAGGGCATCATCTCCTCCTTCCCAGCCGTCAGCGAGAACGGCGAGTGGAAGATCGTCCAGGGCCTGGAGATCGACGACTTCTCCCGCGCCAAGATCGACGCCTCGGCTGCTGAGCTCCTGGAGGAGAAGCACGCTGTGCAGGAGATGGGCCTCATCTGA
- a CDS encoding ABC transporter substrate-binding protein, protein MRTPLIRRRLVLTGAGAIALAGTLAACGTSGSKESSSSGDSAEDATSGDASKVDVVTWWSAGSEKEGLEALVKVFETQFPDTMFENKAVSGGAGSQAKQKLAADLAASNPPDTYQAHAGAEIQADIEAGYLVDISSLYDELGLKDAFPETLVERLKDSKGKIYSIPSNVHRANVVWANVKVLQAAGLDPSTPAKDIDGWLADMEKVKNAGFTPITMGMAWTQLQLLETVLIADLGAEAYTGLFDGKTDWAGSEVTAALGHYEKIVALTDSSLYTEDWEPAMQPIFEGKAAFNVMGDWAVAGFDAAGLKLGTDYVAFPVPGTDGIFDFLADGFVLPDGAPHPGGARNWLQCISSKEGQIAFNTVKGSIPSRSDLTDEEKAGFSDYQQSAMESFGKDTIVSSIAHGAALPAAASNAMSDALTKFSQGASDLAGLQKELAKAYADNAA, encoded by the coding sequence ATGCGTACCCCTCTCATCCGTCGTCGTCTCGTGCTGACCGGTGCGGGCGCGATCGCCTTGGCGGGCACCCTCGCTGCCTGCGGCACCTCCGGCTCGAAGGAGTCCTCATCCTCAGGTGACTCAGCTGAGGATGCCACCTCGGGCGATGCGAGCAAGGTTGACGTGGTCACCTGGTGGTCAGCAGGCAGTGAGAAGGAGGGCTTGGAGGCCCTCGTCAAGGTCTTTGAGACTCAGTTCCCTGACACCATGTTTGAGAACAAGGCTGTTTCCGGAGGTGCCGGATCCCAGGCCAAGCAGAAGCTTGCCGCTGATCTGGCGGCCTCCAATCCGCCGGACACCTACCAGGCCCACGCCGGTGCGGAGATCCAGGCGGATATTGAGGCAGGCTACCTGGTGGATATCTCCTCACTCTATGACGAGCTCGGCCTCAAGGACGCCTTCCCCGAGACCCTCGTGGAGCGTCTGAAGGACTCCAAGGGCAAGATTTACTCCATCCCCTCCAATGTCCACCGGGCCAACGTTGTGTGGGCGAACGTCAAGGTCCTCCAGGCTGCTGGTCTGGACCCGAGCACCCCTGCCAAGGACATCGACGGCTGGCTGGCGGACATGGAGAAGGTCAAGAACGCAGGTTTCACTCCCATCACCATGGGCATGGCCTGGACCCAGCTCCAGCTCCTGGAGACCGTCCTCATCGCCGACCTCGGAGCCGAGGCCTACACCGGGCTGTTCGATGGCAAGACGGATTGGGCCGGATCAGAGGTCACTGCAGCCCTGGGACACTACGAGAAGATCGTGGCCCTGACCGACTCCTCGCTCTACACCGAGGACTGGGAACCAGCCATGCAGCCGATCTTTGAGGGGAAGGCAGCCTTCAACGTCATGGGCGACTGGGCTGTGGCCGGCTTCGATGCCGCAGGCCTCAAGCTAGGCACCGACTACGTCGCCTTCCCGGTCCCCGGCACGGACGGCATCTTCGACTTCCTGGCGGACGGCTTCGTCCTGCCCGACGGCGCTCCGCACCCGGGTGGTGCCAGGAACTGGCTGCAGTGCATCTCCTCGAAGGAGGGGCAGATCGCCTTCAACACCGTCAAGGGCTCCATCCCCTCACGCTCCGACCTGACCGATGAGGAGAAGGCTGGGTTCAGCGACTACCAGCAGTCCGCCATGGAGTCCTTTGGCAAGGACACCATCGTCTCCTCCATCGCGCACGGGGCCGCCCTGCCTGCTGCGGCCTCCAATGCGATGAGCGACGCCCTGACCAAGTTCTCGCAGGGGGCTTCTGACCTGGCCGGCCTGCAGAAAGAGCTTGCCAAGGCCTACGCGGACAACGCTGCCTGA
- a CDS encoding carbohydrate ABC transporter permease produces MPGGTTRRRKTRWRQWGPGLLLLSPSLILVGVFVYGMIGININTSMLDMHKASQVSGRKPSRVVGLENFINLFKNPDFQHSFLNLILFTVAFLAGTLIIGFLWAWLLDKPIKGEGLFRSVYLFPMAVSFVASGVVWRWLLNSAQGEQASGLNRLLEMMGLRFLENSWTQNTTFGILAIALPAVWQLAGYVMALFLAGFRGISDDLREAARMDGANEWQLYRSIIFPQLTPIALSAVIIVGHMSLKSFDLIMSITDQRTYSTKVPAIDMFNFMTDNDYSNAAAVGTILLVVVAIAVIPYLVHDARGRK; encoded by the coding sequence ATGCCAGGTGGCACCACCAGACGACGCAAGACCCGCTGGAGGCAGTGGGGGCCAGGGCTGTTGCTCTTGTCTCCGTCGTTGATTCTCGTGGGCGTCTTCGTCTACGGGATGATCGGGATCAATATCAACACCTCCATGCTGGACATGCACAAGGCTTCCCAGGTCTCGGGCCGCAAGCCCTCTCGCGTGGTGGGCCTGGAGAACTTCATCAACCTCTTCAAGAACCCTGACTTCCAGCACTCCTTCCTCAACCTCATCCTCTTCACCGTAGCCTTCCTGGCAGGCACGCTCATCATTGGATTCCTGTGGGCCTGGCTGCTGGACAAGCCCATCAAGGGCGAGGGACTGTTCCGGTCCGTCTACCTCTTTCCCATGGCCGTGTCCTTCGTGGCCTCCGGTGTGGTGTGGCGCTGGTTGCTCAACTCTGCCCAGGGGGAGCAGGCCTCAGGCCTGAACCGTCTGCTGGAGATGATGGGACTGCGTTTCCTGGAGAACTCGTGGACCCAGAACACGACCTTCGGCATCCTGGCCATCGCCCTGCCTGCGGTGTGGCAGCTGGCTGGCTACGTCATGGCCCTGTTCCTGGCAGGTTTCCGTGGCATCAGTGATGACCTGCGTGAGGCAGCCCGCATGGACGGTGCCAACGAATGGCAGCTGTACAGGTCGATCATCTTCCCTCAGCTCACCCCGATCGCCCTTTCCGCTGTCATCATCGTGGGGCACATGTCCCTGAAGTCCTTTGACCTCATCATGTCGATCACTGACCAACGCACCTACTCCACCAAGGTGCCTGCCATCGACATGTTTAACTTCATGACGGACAACGACTACTCCAACGCTGCCGCCGTGGGAACGATCCTGCTCGTAGTGGTCGCCATCGCCGTGATCCCCTACCTGGTCCATGACGCGCGAGGGAGGAAGTGA